From the genome of Candidatus Dadabacteria bacterium:
GTTATAGAGGAGACGCTTGTTAAGGCGGGCCTCACCGGAAGGGATGTTGACTATCTCGAAGCACACGCTACAGCCTCCCAGTTGGGCGACGCAATTGAAGTACACGCGGCAGGCTCGGTGTACGGCAGAGGGCGCGACGCCGACCGCCCGCTGCTGATGGGCACCGTAAAGTCAAACATCGGATATCTGGAGACGGCGGCGGGCGTTGCCGGCCTGATAAAGGCTGTGCTGGCAATGAAGCAGGGTATCATTCCGAAACATCTGCACTTCAAGGAACCGAACCCACAAATCGACTGGGACCGGCTGCCCGTGCGGGTGACTTCTGAAAAGACCGACTGGCCGCCCCATCCTGACAGGCCGCCACGCGCGGCAGTAAGCGCGTTCGGCATATCGGGCACAAACGCGCATATGGTGGTGGAAGGCTACGGAATCGCGACAGAGGATAACAGCGCAAGTGCTGGAGTCCAGTCGCTTAGGGGCGCCGCGCGGCAGGTGCCCGTTTCTCTGCCAGAGCCGGTTGCGAGTCTGCCGCTAGCTGCGGGGGAACTAACGGAGCGCACAGTGCGTTTCCTGCCGCTATCGGGCAAGTCGGACGGCGCCCTGCGGGACATGGCAGGACAGTACCTGTCGTGGTTAGACAACCATATTGCTGAGTCGTCGCCTGAAGCGCCTGCACTTGCTGACATAGCGTGGACGGCGAGTGTCGGACGCAGCCATTTTGACCATCGTGCCGCTTTAGTGTTCGGGGATATGCAGTCTCTGCGTGCAGGGCTAACGAAACTCACGAAGACCGACGCTACGCCTGATAAGCCAGATCCACAACCCGTAACAAGGGTGGCATTCGTGTACACAGGCGAGGGCAGCCAGTGGGTTGGTATGGGCGAGGCGCTGTACAACAGCGAGCCAGTCGTACGCGCTGTTTTGGACCACTGTGACGCCGTGGTGCGCGCAGAGAGAGGAGCATCGCTGCTCGATGTGATGTTCGGGCGCACCGAAGCAGCGGGCGATTTGAATGATGCCGATTGGGCGCAGCCAGCTCTCTACGCATTGGAGTGCGCGCTGACGGCGCTGTGGGCAAGCGTTGGGATCCGCCCGAACGTCGCGCTGGGGCACGGCACGGGTGAGATTGCCGCGGCGCAGGCTGCGGGAGTCCTCACCTTAGAGGACGGACTGCGCTTTGCCTTGACTCGTGGCACGCTGATGGCGGCGCTGCCGGGAGTGGACCCGAACCAATCTCTCGACGGTCTGGAAGTGGCATTTGCAGAGAGTGAGGTCTCACCTCCATCCCTGACTCTGGTGAGCGGCGTTACGGGGCAAGTTGTGAATGCGGACAGCCCGCTAGACGGGGCGTACTGGCGTATGCAGGCGTGCGAGACTGCGGCGTTCAGCGCAGGTGTTTCCACGCTTGCCGAGTTGGGAGTGGATGCAGTGATAGAGATTGGCCCCGGCGCGGTACTGGGGCCGCAGGTGAATCCCGAATGGCCGGACTCGTCAAACGGAAAGGAAGCCACCACTTCACCACTCGTGCTTGCGAGCCTGATGCGACCATCCGACGAGGATTCACAGGAGCGCAGTACCGGTTTTGCGGAGGCGGTTGCAGGGGCATACGATGCGGGACTGGCACTTTCCTTTGAGGGCATGTTCGCCGGGGAATCGCGCCGCCGCATCTCGCTGCCGAGCTATCCGTTCCAGCGCAGGCGTCACTGGGTGTAACTGAGGTGCCGTGTCACGGAGAAAACTAGAGAAAAATCGATTGACCCAAGCGCCTATGTATTGTATCATTGTGTTCTAACATCTTAAATTTTTTAAAAGGAGGACTGTAATTATGGCTTCAGTTGAAGAGCGACTAAGACAACTTGCGGACGAAAACCTGGAGGTAGACGGACAGCCGGTAGGCCAGTTGCTGGACCCGGACAAGGGCCTTGCTGATGTAGGTGTTTCCTCTATGGACGCAGTGTCATTCGCCAAAGTGCTAGAATCGGAATTCAACGTCTCTCTCCTTCCCGGAAAAGCCGGGGAGATCAAGACTATTGGAGAGTTGATAGCGTACCTGGAGGCCAACGCCTCTTAACACCTCTTCGCTGTAGAGGTAACCGGCATCTGATGTCCGTTTCTGCCGCAAGGCGCTGGTGGAGTTCCTTCCATAAAGCTGGTTCCGTTACCGTCATGCATGTAGACCTGACTCCTAACGCCAGCCGTGAGACATCATCTTTGTTGTGGCTGAACGAGGAAGAACAGATGCGCTGTCGCCAATATCCGCTCCCAGGTCCTCGTCGCAGGTTTGCTCTGTGTCGTGCCGCGCTTCGGGCTATCCTCTGTCGCCAGCTCGGTTGCGGCAATGAACGCCTCAGCTTCGGCTCATCTGACCATGGAAAGCCGTTCGCACTAGTAGACGAGGAACCGGCAGCCATCAGCTTTAACCTCAGTCACAGCGGAAAGCACGGCTTGATAGCTTTTGTTCCCCATGGACGTCTGGGCGTGGATGTGGAGGAGTGCGTCCCCCGAAGGGATTTTGACGAACTGAGCGAAGCCGTGTTCGGTCCTCATGAACAGTCCGCCCTTGCATGCTTACGCGGATCGGATAGGGCTCAGCTATTCTTCAGACTCTGGACCATCAA
Proteins encoded in this window:
- a CDS encoding 4'-phosphopantetheinyl transferase superfamily protein, with the protein product MSVSAARRWWSSFHKAGSVTVMHVDLTPNASRETSSLLWLNEEEQMRCRQYPLPGPRRRFALCRAALRAILCRQLGCGNERLSFGSSDHGKPFALVDEEPAAISFNLSHSGKHGLIAFVPHGRLGVDVEECVPRRDFDELSEAVFGPHEQSALACLRGSDRAQLFFRLWTIKEALIKALGLGFTLDVSQFEVPQALQRGKMSMFRFPQLPEVHWRVEYIGNEDFSAAIAHELVPSQLGERSLQRLSGDVSEKRGICQ
- a CDS encoding acyl carrier protein; translated protein: MASVEERLRQLADENLEVDGQPVGQLLDPDKGLADVGVSSMDAVSFAKVLESEFNVSLLPGKAGEIKTIGELIAYLEANAS